A genomic stretch from Asterias rubens chromosome 7, eAstRub1.3, whole genome shotgun sequence includes:
- the LOC117292783 gene encoding alpha-N-acetyl-neuraminyl-2,3-beta-galactosyl-1,3-N-acetyl-galactosaminide alpha-2,6-sialyltransferase-like — translation MLSVARVKKLGGMFFIAFCFQYMILFYVFAQSTAPNQKHKLIPRHATTKDIRGPTYHVHKVDPMSVSMREAYESRRLLVESNRPRLVSRREIIEEYRNPSSTMTESPAGSKRYIPLGRQTSGEEFLSCGTCALVSNSGHITHSRRGDEIDEAECVFRLNSAPTVGYELDVGRKTTVRVISQEGLSELVANASTLLDNHPSLKNVFVHGSEHAFSLGSIPSVMGRLSSKYPRVGFYRPSKALDGEADAEFEKHTGKQRLSSGTELSTGLYALMIMKDVCGEINVYGMVPEDYCRLHPNSNIPYSYYKKPVLPECMMYEYHENVDQGGKRLMTERRVFRNWAKSSRISFHDPSWD, via the exons ATGTTGTCAGTCGCAAGAGTTAAGAAGTTGGGCGGTATGTTCTTCATCGCATTCTGCTTCCAGTACATGATCCTCTTCTATGTTTTCGCCCAGTCTACAGCCCCAAACCAAAAACACAAGCTCATACCTCGCCATGCTACAACCAAAGATATCCGCGGCCCGACGTATCACGTCCACAAGGTCGACCCAATGTCAGTGTCCATGAGGGAGGCGTACGAGAGCCGAAGACTCCTAGTGGAGAGCAACCGGCCGAGACTGGTATCTCGTCGGGAGATTATCGAAGAGTATCGGAACCCATCTTCAACAATGACTGAGTCGCCTGCTGGATCCAAGCGGTATATCCCGTTGGGAAGACAGACCAGCGGAGAGGAGTTTCTAAGCTGTGGGACCTGCGCTCTTGTTTCCAATTCAG GTCACATCACCCACTCCAGAAGAGGCGATGAAATTGACGAAGCTGAATGCGTGTTCAGGTTGAATTCAGCACCAACCGTTGGGTACGAACTAGACGTGGGCCGCAAGACAACTGTCCGGGTCATCTCTCAGGAAGG TTTGTCAGAGTTGGTAGCGAATGCCAGCACGCTACTTGACAATCACCCGTCATTGAAGAACGTCTTCGTTCATGGCTCGGAGCATGCATTCTCCCTCGGCTCCATACCAAGTGTAATGGGCCGCCTTTCGTCAAAGTACCCCAGGGTGGGTTTCTATCGCCCCTCAAAGGCTCTGGATGGGGAAGCAGATGCTGAATTTGAAAAGCACACTGGAAAACAAAG GCTTTCCTCAGGGACAGAACTTTCAACTGGTCTGTATGCCCTCATGATCATGAAAGATGTGTGTGGAGAAATCAACGTCTACGGCATGGTGCCAGAGGACTATTGCAG GTTGCATCCCAACAGCAATATCCCCTACAGCTACTACAAGAAGCCAGTCTTACCAGAGTGCATGATGTACGAATACCACGAGAACGTGGACCAAGGAGGAAAGAGACTCATGACTGAGCGACGTGTCTTCCGAAACTGGGCCAAGAGCAGCCGCATCAGCTTCCATGACCCTTCCTGGGActaa